The region atggaaattGCTCAAGTAAcgtaaaatattatttttagcGATTATCTAAGTTTCGAGTTTCGACTTTAATCGAAAGATAGCAttgtagtaatatttaaatGATTGTATGACATGTAGTACGAttgaataaagagaaaaaattgaACAATGACAGATTTCAAATACAATCAACAATTCCACAACGTGATGGAAGTGAGTCAGCAAGATTACGAGTCGTGCAACTCGAGCTCGCCTATTCATACCTACACGACGGGTCATGACTCGGTCGAGTTAACGGCGGCCGGCCGCCGCTACTTCATCTGCAGCACTCCCGGCCATTGCAACGCCGGACAAAAGCTCCCCGTCGTTGTCCACTGTAAGCACGATGACGACAAATCTCCGCCGGTGCCGGAGCATCACAGCAGCTCGATCGCCCTCAATGTTCCTAAAcaacctttctttttttatgtgCTATTATGCTACATTGTTTGGCATGAGTTTATCTAGTAATGTTATTTTAGATTGTCTCATATTATTTCATAATTAGGATTTATTAATATTTCTACGTAACTAAAACTATTGATTAGGGCTAGTTATATATTCtttgttaattgagtcatttttctattttggtaaatttcaagataattgagtcatctatatttttggcaaaaagtcatattttttcctattttaatcAATAATCATCCCTTTTATTTtaatctctctcttattttattctcctttatttaatacactaaacatctttcttaattttcgtgctaAGAAAAAGTGACTCAATAAGAACAACGGGGAGAATACTATAATTGACATCCAAATAACGGAAGAGTTCATTTGATGTTGGACGACTTCGTTTATAAAAGGAATGTTAGATTCAAATGTCGACGGAGCCTTATACTAGATTGTAGACCACATAATCCATAAAAAAATGCTCAAGATTTGCATTTGAACGCCatttaaaaactactccctcgCGATTAAAATTTATAGTTTTTCAATTTCAGTTCGTTCATCAATACGAGTCTTATTTAATTTCAAGGGATGAAATTATCATCTAGGATGAATTATTGACTTTTATGGATAATGCTACCTATATA is a window of Salvia splendens isolate huo1 chromosome 3, SspV2, whole genome shotgun sequence DNA encoding:
- the LOC121797014 gene encoding mavicyanin-like; protein product: MTDFKYNQQFHNVMEVSQQDYESCNSSSPIHTYTTGHDSVELTAAGRRYFICSTPGHCNAGQKLPVVVHCKHDDDKSPPVPEHHSSSIALNVPKQPFFFYVLLCYIVWHEFI